A single region of the Novosphingobium sp. SL115 genome encodes:
- a CDS encoding exo-beta-N-acetylmuramidase NamZ family protein codes for MKFGIDRLLADPALRKPLEGRRVALVAHPASVTEGLVHSLDALAGLKGLNLTAAFGPQHGLKGDKQDNMVETADELDPTYGIPVFSLYGEVRRPTARMMDSADVFLFDLQDLGCRIYTFVTTLLYLLEAAHCTDKAVWVLDRPNPAGRPVEGTTLLPGWESFVGAGPMPMRHGLTLGEMGRWFVHHFKLDVDYRVVTMDGWQPETAPGFGWPENRIWINPSPNAASLNMARAYAGTVMIEGATVSEGRGTTRPLEVLFGAPDVDAKAVLAEMQAFAPQWMQGCAVRECWFEPTFHKHAKSLCSALMIHAEGAFYDHHAFRPWRLQALAFKAIRRLYPDYPLWRDFPYEYVFDKLAIDVINGGPALREWVDDMASVPADLDAIAGADEAAWIEERRQFMLY; via the coding sequence ATGAAGTTCGGTATTGATCGGCTGCTTGCCGACCCCGCCCTGCGAAAGCCGCTTGAAGGCCGCCGCGTCGCCCTTGTCGCTCATCCGGCGTCGGTTACCGAAGGCCTGGTGCATTCGCTTGATGCACTGGCTGGCCTGAAAGGCTTGAACCTGACCGCCGCTTTTGGCCCTCAGCACGGGCTGAAGGGCGACAAGCAGGACAACATGGTAGAAACCGCAGACGAGTTGGACCCGACATACGGTATCCCGGTGTTCAGTCTTTATGGCGAAGTCCGCCGCCCCACGGCGCGGATGATGGATAGCGCGGATGTGTTCCTGTTCGATCTGCAGGATCTGGGCTGTCGCATCTACACCTTTGTTACCACGCTACTGTATCTGCTGGAAGCGGCCCACTGCACCGACAAGGCGGTTTGGGTTCTGGATCGGCCCAATCCTGCGGGTCGTCCAGTGGAAGGTACCACGCTGCTGCCGGGTTGGGAAAGCTTTGTCGGTGCAGGGCCAATGCCGATGCGCCATGGCCTGACCCTGGGTGAAATGGGGCGCTGGTTTGTCCACCATTTCAAACTCGATGTGGACTATCGCGTAGTCACGATGGATGGCTGGCAACCGGAAACCGCGCCAGGCTTCGGCTGGCCGGAAAACCGCATCTGGATCAACCCTTCGCCTAATGCGGCCAGCCTCAATATGGCGCGCGCCTATGCCGGGACGGTTATGATCGAAGGCGCGACGGTTTCTGAAGGGCGCGGCACCACCCGCCCGCTTGAAGTGCTGTTCGGTGCTCCGGATGTGGATGCCAAGGCAGTGCTGGCAGAAATGCAGGCTTTCGCCCCGCAATGGATGCAGGGCTGCGCCGTTCGCGAATGCTGGTTCGAACCGACGTTCCACAAGCACGCCAAAAGCTTGTGCAGCGCCTTGATGATCCATGCCGAAGGCGCGTTCTACGATCACCACGCCTTCCGCCCATGGCGTCTGCAGGCGCTGGCATTCAAGGCTATCCGGCGGCTTTATCCCGATTATCCGCTGTGGCGTGATTTCCCCTATGAATATGTGTTCGACAAGCTGGCAATTGACGTCATCAACGGCGGCCCGGCCTTGCGCGAATGGGTGGACGATATGGCATCCGTCCCGGCTGATCTTGACGCCATAGCCGGAGCGGACGAGGCTGCCTGGATCGAGGAGCGGCGGCAGTTCATGCTGTATTGA
- a CDS encoding nuclear transport factor 2 family protein, protein MTEQPTARALVEQWYGSLQKMDIDRFAATLSDDFINNVVGRTPISGRSTSKKQLFDEIFPRVMENLDPATVNLARRWRIMAVDGCIVVGMMEGGAMTLDGTPYEQQYCQIFRVEDGLIAEIWEFFDTVQCEARLFRKPMDVGAQPVAPLRF, encoded by the coding sequence ATGACCGAACAACCAACCGCGCGGGCCTTGGTCGAACAATGGTATGGTAGCCTGCAAAAAATGGACATCGATCGCTTTGCCGCAACGCTAAGCGACGATTTCATCAACAACGTCGTGGGTCGCACGCCGATATCAGGCCGCAGCACCAGCAAGAAGCAGTTATTCGACGAAATTTTTCCGCGCGTGATGGAAAATCTCGATCCGGCCACGGTCAATCTGGCACGCCGCTGGCGGATCATGGCAGTGGATGGCTGCATCGTGGTCGGCATGATGGAAGGCGGCGCGATGACCCTTGATGGCACGCCTTACGAACAACAATACTGCCAGATCTTTCGTGTTGAGGACGGGCTTATCGCAGAGATCTGGGAGTTCTTTGACACTGTGCAGTGTGAAGCACGACTGTTCCGCAAACCGATGGACGTCGGCGCACAGCCTGTTGCTCCTCTGCGTTTCTAA
- a CDS encoding vWA domain-containing protein yields MFFNFVDELRAAGIPASFKEHLVLLEALEKDVIEQTPEAFYYLSRATFVKDEGLLDRFDQVFNKVFKGLLTDYGQRPVDIPEDWLKAVAEKFLSDEEMEKIKALGSWDEIMETLKKRLEEQEKRHQGGNKWIGTGGTSPFGNSGYNPEGVRIGGESRHKRAVKVWEKREFQNLDNTKELGTRNIKIALRRLRRFAREGAADELDLDGTIEGTARQGWLDIKMRPEKRNAVKLLLFLDVGGSMDPFIKLVEELFSAATAEFKNMEFYYFHNCLYEGVWKDNKRRWSDRTKTWDILHKFGHDYKVVFVGDAAMSPYEISHPGGSVEHFNEEAGAVWMHRVAQTYPATVWLNPVPEKQWTYSQSTKMMKDLIGGSMYPLTLEGLDGAMRELTRKKH; encoded by the coding sequence GTGTTTTTCAACTTCGTCGATGAACTGCGCGCCGCCGGAATTCCGGCCAGCTTCAAAGAGCATCTCGTGCTGCTGGAAGCGCTGGAGAAGGACGTGATCGAACAGACGCCTGAAGCGTTCTATTACCTGTCGCGCGCTACGTTCGTGAAGGATGAAGGCCTGCTCGACCGGTTCGATCAGGTGTTCAACAAAGTCTTCAAAGGGCTGCTGACCGATTATGGCCAGCGACCGGTCGACATTCCCGAAGACTGGTTGAAAGCGGTGGCCGAAAAGTTCCTTTCCGACGAGGAAATGGAGAAGATCAAGGCGCTGGGTTCGTGGGACGAGATCATGGAGACGCTGAAAAAGCGTCTGGAAGAACAGGAAAAGCGCCACCAAGGCGGCAACAAGTGGATCGGCACTGGCGGCACCAGCCCGTTCGGCAATTCTGGCTATAACCCCGAAGGCGTGCGGATCGGCGGAGAAAGCCGCCACAAGCGCGCGGTGAAGGTGTGGGAAAAGCGCGAGTTCCAGAATCTGGACAACACCAAGGAACTGGGCACTCGCAACATCAAGATTGCGCTGCGCCGGCTACGCCGTTTTGCCCGCGAAGGCGCTGCGGACGAGCTTGATCTGGACGGCACGATCGAAGGCACCGCGCGACAGGGTTGGCTCGACATCAAGATGCGCCCGGAAAAGCGTAATGCGGTTAAATTGCTGCTTTTCCTTGACGTCGGCGGATCAATGGACCCGTTCATCAAGCTGGTGGAAGAGTTGTTCAGCGCGGCGACCGCTGAATTCAAGAACATGGAGTTCTACTACTTCCACAACTGCCTGTACGAAGGCGTGTGGAAGGACAACAAGCGCCGCTGGTCTGACCGCACCAAAACGTGGGATATCCTCCACAAATTCGGCCACGATTACAAAGTGGTATTTGTGGGGGATGCCGCTATGAGCCCCTATGAAATCAGCCATCCGGGTGGCAGCGTTGAACATTTCAACGAAGAAGCAGGCGCGGTGTGGATGCACCGCGTGGCGCAAACCTACCCGGCCACGGTATGGCTTAACCCCGTGCCCGAAAAGCAGTGGACCTATTCCCAATCGACCAAGATGATGAAGGATCTGATCGGCGGCAGCATGTATCCGCTAACGCTGGAAGGACTGGACGGAGCGATGCGGGAATTGACCCGCAAGAAGCATTAG
- a CDS encoding L,D-transpeptidase family protein: MIAVVPGGLFLGRAERAEAQVLAPTSPALQLLVPLPKPAGPPPVDQVLQSGVLIVVSKASQKMHVFHNGKLWASSPVSTGKRGHSTPAGVFPILQKKTYHRSNLYSNAPMPFMQRLTWGGVAIHAGRLPGYPASHGCIRLPYGFAKSLFALTRAATTTVVVTNEATGSETVAMTLALNAQSGRPAALAAAIPPVAVPSPAPSSPQFAGRGQTIQLAAALSAAEAEARWQSLVSLHPELAGFRKDVVSAVVGSRRYWRLRASAPEAYAMCASLKRSGQDCFNVS, translated from the coding sequence ATGATCGCTGTTGTGCCTGGCGGCCTATTTCTGGGCCGGGCAGAACGGGCCGAAGCGCAAGTGCTTGCTCCGACATCGCCTGCCCTGCAGTTGTTGGTGCCGCTGCCAAAGCCGGCAGGTCCGCCACCAGTGGATCAGGTTCTGCAATCGGGTGTGTTGATTGTGGTTAGCAAGGCATCGCAGAAGATGCATGTCTTCCACAACGGAAAGCTTTGGGCGTCATCTCCGGTGTCGACCGGTAAGCGCGGCCATTCCACACCGGCAGGCGTATTCCCGATCCTGCAAAAGAAGACCTACCATCGCTCCAACCTTTACAGCAATGCGCCGATGCCTTTCATGCAGCGGCTGACGTGGGGAGGGGTTGCGATTCATGCTGGACGCCTCCCGGGCTATCCCGCCTCTCACGGATGCATTCGGCTGCCCTATGGCTTTGCCAAATCCCTGTTCGCATTGACGCGGGCCGCTACGACAACGGTTGTAGTGACCAATGAGGCAACCGGTTCGGAAACGGTTGCGATGACGCTGGCATTGAACGCGCAGTCGGGCCGCCCGGCCGCACTTGCCGCTGCAATCCCGCCGGTCGCTGTGCCGTCGCCTGCTCCCTCCTCGCCACAGTTTGCGGGCAGGGGGCAAACGATCCAGCTCGCCGCAGCGCTCAGCGCGGCAGAGGCTGAGGCGCGTTGGCAAAGCCTTGTATCCCTGCATCCTGAACTTGCCGGATTCCGCAAAGACGTGGTTTCTGCCGTTGTCGGGTCGCGCCGCTACTGGCGGTTGCGCGCCAGCGCACCTGAAGCCTACGCAATGTGCGCCTCGCTCAAACGCTCCGGGCAGGATTGTTTCAATGTCAGCTAG
- a CDS encoding GFA family protein, producing MSYSGECACGSVRLKVSGDPLGTRQCWCRQCQKIAAGGPTHNAIFKAEDVEITGVLAENGWTAASGNTLTFHFCPSCGTQVFGQSSARMHLKTVRFGMLGADSGLAPQMIIWTDDAPAWAQFDPALERWPQQPPAPPPADAD from the coding sequence ATGTCGTATAGCGGAGAATGTGCGTGTGGATCTGTCAGGCTGAAAGTATCGGGCGATCCGCTTGGCACGCGCCAATGCTGGTGCCGCCAGTGCCAGAAGATCGCGGCAGGTGGCCCCACGCACAACGCCATATTCAAGGCAGAAGACGTTGAGATTACGGGCGTTCTGGCCGAGAATGGCTGGACAGCCGCCAGTGGCAATACGCTGACTTTCCACTTCTGCCCATCATGCGGCACGCAGGTCTTTGGCCAAAGCTCTGCCCGAATGCACCTTAAGACCGTGCGGTTCGGAATGCTGGGGGCAGATTCAGGGCTGGCTCCGCAGATGATTATCTGGACCGATGATGCGCCAGCGTGGGCACAGTTCGATCCCGCGCTGGAACGCTGGCCGCAACAGCCGCCTGCGCCACCGCCCGCAGATGCCGATTGA
- a CDS encoding glutathione S-transferase family protein, with the protein MTLKLYSFGPAANSMKPLLTVFEKGLDVEKHRLDPAKFEHHTEWFKAINPRGQVPALVDGDKVVTESTVICEYLEDEYPTEVSLRPADSFGRAQMRVWTKWVDEYFCWCVSTIGWHRYVGNMVKSLSDAEFEEKVKAIPVIEQQVKWRRARDGFPQDMLDEEMRKIAYSVRKLDDHLADHEWLVPGQYTLADICNFAIANGMQFGFAELVNKADTPHLLRWIEQINERSAVKAMFAQVELEKLGPRD; encoded by the coding sequence ATGACGCTCAAGCTCTACTCCTTCGGTCCCGCCGCCAACTCGATGAAGCCGCTTTTGACGGTATTCGAAAAGGGGCTGGACGTCGAGAAGCACCGGCTGGACCCGGCCAAGTTCGAACATCACACCGAATGGTTCAAGGCCATCAACCCGCGTGGACAAGTTCCCGCGTTGGTCGATGGCGATAAGGTCGTCACCGAATCCACCGTGATCTGCGAATACCTTGAAGACGAATACCCCACCGAGGTTTCGCTGCGTCCCGCCGACAGTTTTGGCCGCGCGCAAATGCGGGTGTGGACCAAGTGGGTGGACGAATATTTCTGCTGGTGCGTCTCCACCATCGGCTGGCACCGCTATGTCGGCAACATGGTCAAAAGCCTGTCCGACGCTGAATTCGAGGAAAAGGTAAAGGCCATTCCGGTAATCGAACAACAGGTGAAGTGGCGCCGCGCCCGTGACGGCTTCCCGCAGGACATGCTGGACGAGGAAATGCGCAAGATCGCCTACTCCGTCCGCAAGCTGGATGACCATCTGGCCGATCACGAATGGCTGGTGCCGGGTCAATACACACTGGCCGACATCTGCAACTTCGCCATCGCCAATGGCATGCAGTTCGGCTTTGCGGAACTGGTGAACAAGGCTGACACGCCGCATCTGCTGCGCTGGATCGAACAGATCAACGAACGCTCTGCGGTCAAAGCCATGTTCGCGCAGGTCGAACTTGAAAAGCTCGGCCCGCGCGATTGA
- a CDS encoding AAA family ATPase, which yields MRFEGTSNYVATDDLKVAVNAAVLLRRPLLVKGEPGTGKTVLAHEIAKAVGAPLIEWNVKSTTKAQQGLYEYDAVARLRDGQLGDERVHDIGNYIKKGKLWEAFTAPQLPVLLIDEIDKADIEFPNDLLQELDRMSFDVYETQQRIEAQERPIVVITSNNEKELPDAFLRRCFFHYIKFPDRETMQAIIDVHFPGIQKTLVAKAMEVFYDIREVPGLKKKPSTSELLDWLKLLLNEDMPLDVLQNRDPTKAIPPLHGALLKNEQDIMLFEKLAFMARRPGS from the coding sequence ATGCGCTTTGAAGGCACCAGCAACTATGTCGCAACAGACGATCTGAAGGTCGCGGTCAACGCTGCGGTGCTTCTGCGCCGCCCGCTGCTGGTAAAGGGTGAACCCGGCACCGGCAAGACGGTGTTGGCCCACGAAATTGCCAAAGCGGTGGGCGCGCCGCTTATCGAATGGAACGTGAAATCAACGACCAAGGCGCAGCAGGGCCTTTACGAATACGATGCGGTTGCCCGCCTGCGCGATGGGCAACTGGGCGATGAGCGTGTTCACGACATCGGCAACTACATCAAGAAAGGCAAGCTGTGGGAAGCCTTTACCGCCCCGCAATTGCCGGTTCTGCTGATCGATGAAATCGACAAGGCCGATATCGAGTTTCCCAACGACCTGTTGCAGGAACTCGACCGGATGAGCTTTGACGTTTACGAAACGCAGCAGCGGATCGAGGCGCAAGAGCGCCCGATCGTGGTCATCACGTCGAACAATGAAAAGGAACTGCCCGACGCTTTCCTGCGCCGCTGTTTCTTCCACTACATCAAGTTCCCCGACCGGGAGACGATGCAAGCGATCATCGACGTTCACTTCCCCGGCATCCAGAAGACGCTGGTGGCCAAGGCCATGGAGGTCTTTTATGATATCCGGGAAGTGCCGGGCCTGAAGAAGAAGCCTTCGACCAGCGAACTGCTCGATTGGCTAAAACTACTGCTGAACGAAGATATGCCGCTAGACGTGCTGCAGAACCGTGACCCGACCAAGGCGATTCCGCCGTTGCACGGGGCGCTGTTGAAGAACGAACAGGACATCATGCTGTTTGAAAAGCTGGCCTTCATGGCCCGGCGGCCGGGGAGCTGA
- a CDS encoding DNA topoisomerase IV subunit B, giving the protein MSDDLFDKAPATSSAESYDGSAIEVLEGLEPVRRRPGMYIGGTDERALHHLAAEVLDNAMDEAVAGHANRIEVFLEEEAGSAGRLSISDNGRGIPVDEHPKYPGKSALEVILTTLHSGGKFSGKAYATSGGLHGVGVSVVNALSTLTRVEVARNKELYAQEFSRGLPTTKLEKIGNAPNRRGTQVTFVPDAEIFGADAKFKPARLFRLVRSKAYLFAGVEIRWKCAASLVSDDVPAEAVFQFPGGLADHLAEQVSGRECVTSVPFAGRQDFPLGPNGEEMGRVEWAIAWPLWSDGSYSWYCNTIPTPDGGTHEQGLRAALTKGIRAFADLIGQKKAKDIAPEDMITGSEIMLSVFVRDPQFQSQTKDRLTSPEAARMVEAAVRDHFDHFLTDNMERGKALLGAVMERMDDRLRRKAEREVKRKTATNARKLRLPGKLTDCSGEGSGETELFIVEGDSAGGSAKQARDRKTQAILPIRGKILNVASATADKIRANQEIADLALAMGCGMRKDCNPDALRYDRIIIMTDADVDGAHIATLLMTFFFQEMPDIVRRGHLYLAQPPLYRLTSGSTSAYARDDAHRAELEATRFKGKKVEVSRFKGLGEMNPQQLRETTMSPASRGLIRITLPPEYEGRAAVKELVDRLMGRDPAHRFMFIQNRAGEIDPELIDA; this is encoded by the coding sequence ATGTCCGACGATCTTTTCGACAAGGCTCCCGCCACTAGCTCCGCCGAAAGCTATGATGGTTCCGCAATCGAGGTTCTGGAAGGCCTTGAACCGGTCCGTCGCCGCCCCGGCATGTATATTGGCGGAACCGACGAACGCGCACTGCACCACCTTGCCGCCGAAGTTCTCGACAATGCGATGGACGAAGCGGTGGCGGGCCATGCCAACCGCATCGAAGTTTTTCTGGAAGAAGAAGCCGGGTCTGCGGGGCGATTGTCGATATCCGACAACGGTCGCGGGATTCCGGTGGATGAACACCCGAAATATCCGGGCAAATCCGCGCTGGAAGTGATCCTGACCACGCTGCATTCCGGCGGCAAGTTTTCAGGAAAAGCCTATGCCACCAGCGGCGGCCTGCATGGTGTCGGCGTGTCGGTGGTCAACGCACTGTCCACCCTCACCCGCGTCGAAGTGGCGCGCAACAAGGAGCTTTACGCGCAGGAGTTCTCGCGCGGCCTTCCCACGACAAAGCTGGAAAAGATCGGCAACGCGCCCAACCGGCGCGGCACGCAGGTTACTTTCGTGCCCGATGCCGAAATCTTTGGTGCGGATGCAAAGTTCAAGCCTGCACGGCTGTTCCGGCTGGTCCGGTCGAAAGCATACCTGTTCGCTGGCGTTGAAATCCGCTGGAAATGTGCAGCCTCGCTGGTCAGCGATGATGTGCCTGCCGAAGCCGTGTTCCAGTTTCCCGGCGGTCTGGCCGACCATCTGGCCGAACAGGTTTCAGGCCGTGAATGCGTTACCAGCGTGCCGTTCGCGGGTCGTCAGGACTTTCCCCTTGGTCCCAATGGCGAGGAAATGGGCCGCGTGGAATGGGCGATTGCCTGGCCACTGTGGTCCGATGGATCGTATAGCTGGTACTGCAACACCATCCCCACACCCGATGGTGGCACCCATGAACAAGGCCTGCGCGCCGCGCTGACCAAGGGCATCCGCGCCTTCGCCGATCTGATCGGCCAGAAAAAGGCCAAGGACATTGCACCCGAAGACATGATTACCGGCAGCGAAATCATGCTGTCGGTCTTCGTCCGCGATCCGCAGTTTCAAAGCCAGACCAAAGACCGCCTGACCTCACCCGAAGCTGCACGCATGGTCGAAGCAGCGGTGCGCGATCACTTCGACCATTTCCTGACCGACAATATGGAGCGCGGCAAAGCATTGCTGGGCGCGGTGATGGAGCGGATGGACGACCGCCTGCGCCGCAAGGCAGAGCGCGAGGTCAAGCGCAAGACCGCCACCAATGCCCGCAAGCTGCGCCTGCCCGGCAAGCTGACGGACTGTTCCGGCGAAGGCAGCGGCGAAACCGAATTATTCATCGTAGAAGGCGATTCGGCAGGCGGCAGCGCCAAGCAGGCACGCGACCGCAAGACGCAGGCGATCCTGCCGATCCGCGGTAAAATCCTGAACGTGGCCAGCGCCACAGCGGACAAGATCCGCGCCAATCAGGAAATCGCCGACCTTGCGCTGGCCATGGGATGCGGCATGCGCAAGGACTGTAACCCGGACGCGCTGCGTTATGACCGCATCATCATCATGACTGACGCAGACGTCGATGGCGCACACATCGCCACGCTGCTGATGACGTTCTTCTTTCAGGAAATGCCGGACATCGTGCGGCGCGGTCACCTCTATCTGGCGCAGCCGCCGCTCTATCGCCTGACCAGCGGCAGCACGTCGGCCTATGCCCGCGACGATGCCCACCGCGCCGAACTGGAAGCGACCAGGTTCAAGGGCAAGAAGGTGGAAGTTTCCCGCTTCAAGGGCCTTGGCGAAATGAACCCGCAGCAGTTACGCGAAACCACCATGTCGCCCGCCAGCCGCGGCCTGATCCGCATTACCCTGCCGCCAGAATACGAAGGCCGCGCTGCGGTAAAGGAACTGGTCGACCGCCTGATGGGGCGTGATCCAGCCCACCGATTCATGTTCATCCAGAACCGCGCGGGTGAAATCGATCCGGAACTGATTGATGCCTAA
- a CDS encoding penicillin-binding protein activator, producing the protein MNMGHMGVRAENGPVRSRRAAMRGIVRLSVAGTLALLAGCTVIPKGPVGPTPEPTDKAPDANVLPTDAGRHRIALLVPMSGTNAAVGQSIANAATMALLDTNAANLRITTYDTAAGAGVAASKAIADGNKLILGPLLSDDVVLVSNVARTAKVPMITYSNDSAVASRDVFVMGQAPGQSIARVLGFAKAKGIKSVAAIIPTGDYGQRAVAGLTAAARGEGITVASVESYDRGNTSVASAVRRAKDKGKFDALLIADGSRIALQAGPLAGKGVKVLGTELWSGEAVLARTPAMRGAWFATVSDGRFGQFETSYRTRFGAVPSRLATMGYDSVLLTLNVARTWKAGTTFPTAKLYDPQGFIGLDGVFRFTASGMAERAMEVREVGAGTFTTVSPAPAKFQ; encoded by the coding sequence ATGAACATGGGGCATATGGGTGTTCGAGCCGAAAATGGCCCCGTCCGGTCACGCCGGGCAGCAATGCGCGGCATTGTCAGGCTTTCGGTCGCCGGAACGCTGGCCCTGCTGGCAGGCTGCACGGTCATTCCCAAAGGGCCGGTAGGCCCGACGCCGGAACCGACCGACAAAGCACCCGATGCCAATGTCCTGCCGACCGACGCAGGCCGCCACCGCATCGCGCTGCTGGTACCGATGAGCGGGACGAACGCCGCCGTGGGCCAATCCATTGCCAATGCCGCCACCATGGCGCTGCTGGACACCAATGCCGCCAATCTGCGCATCACGACGTATGATACCGCTGCTGGCGCAGGTGTGGCCGCATCAAAAGCGATTGCCGATGGCAACAAGCTGATCCTTGGCCCGCTGCTGTCGGATGACGTGGTACTGGTGTCGAACGTGGCCCGCACGGCCAAAGTGCCGATGATTACATATTCGAACGACAGCGCAGTTGCGTCGCGCGATGTGTTCGTGATGGGACAGGCTCCGGGCCAGTCGATTGCCCGCGTGCTGGGCTTTGCCAAGGCCAAGGGCATCAAATCGGTCGCGGCGATTATCCCGACCGGCGACTATGGCCAGCGCGCGGTGGCGGGGCTGACCGCTGCGGCACGCGGCGAAGGCATCACGGTGGCTTCCGTCGAAAGCTACGACAGGGGCAATACTTCGGTCGCCAGCGCCGTGCGCCGCGCCAAGGACAAAGGAAAATTCGACGCCCTGCTGATTGCCGACGGTAGCCGTATTGCCCTGCAGGCCGGGCCGCTGGCAGGTAAGGGTGTGAAGGTTCTGGGCACTGAATTGTGGAGCGGTGAAGCCGTTCTGGCGCGCACACCAGCCATGCGCGGTGCGTGGTTCGCAACCGTTTCCGACGGGCGGTTCGGCCAGTTTGAAACCTCTTATCGCACCCGCTTTGGCGCTGTGCCATCACGGCTGGCGACGATGGGCTATGACAGCGTGCTGCTGACGTTGAATGTGGCGCGCACATGGAAGGCGGGCACCACTTTCCCCACCGCCAAGCTCTATGATCCGCAAGGCTTTATCGGGCTGGACGGAGTGTTCCGGTTTACCGCATCGGGCATGGCCGAGCGAGCGATGGAAGTGCGTGAAGTGGGCGCTGGCACTTTCACAACCGTCAGCCCTGCGCCGGCAAAGTTCCAGTAA
- the rsmI gene encoding 16S rRNA (cytidine(1402)-2'-O)-methyltransferase — MEAPLMEPGPLDAGLYIVATPIGNLGDITRRAVETLDRCALVACEDTRVTGKLLNLLGLHKPLRRYDDHASDVAREALLSEMAEKAVVLVSDAGTPLISDPGYRLVRDARARGIVVTSIPGPSALVTALSMAGLPTDRFMFAGFLPAKDKARGDVLAELAAVPATLVFYDTGPRLVASLDAIARCLPGREVAVARELTKLHEECRSGTAQDLAEHYTAHPPRGEIVLLIGPPGPPVAPEDDVIEAELRAALAEMSTSQAAGKVAKAHGLDRKTLYARALEINGELKG, encoded by the coding sequence ATGGAAGCACCCTTGATGGAACCCGGCCCACTTGATGCAGGCCTCTATATAGTTGCCACCCCAATTGGCAATCTTGGTGACATCACCCGTCGCGCGGTTGAAACGCTTGATCGCTGTGCGCTGGTTGCCTGTGAAGATACGCGGGTCACTGGCAAGTTACTGAATCTGCTGGGACTGCACAAACCTCTGCGTCGGTATGACGATCACGCCAGCGATGTCGCGCGCGAAGCATTGCTGTCCGAAATGGCGGAAAAAGCCGTAGTGCTGGTTTCGGATGCTGGCACCCCGCTGATTTCTGATCCGGGGTATCGGTTGGTGCGCGATGCGCGGGCGCGGGGCATTGTTGTAACATCTATTCCCGGTCCCAGCGCGCTAGTGACCGCGCTTTCGATGGCTGGCCTGCCAACCGACCGTTTCATGTTCGCAGGCTTTCTTCCGGCCAAGGACAAGGCGCGCGGGGATGTTCTGGCCGAACTGGCAGCAGTTCCGGCAACACTTGTGTTTTATGATACCGGCCCGCGCCTTGTCGCGTCGCTGGATGCCATCGCGCGGTGCCTGCCGGGGCGTGAAGTTGCCGTGGCGCGTGAACTGACCAAGTTGCATGAAGAATGCCGCAGCGGCACGGCGCAAGACCTTGCCGAACATTACACCGCTCATCCGCCAAGGGGTGAAATCGTCCTGCTGATTGGTCCGCCCGGTCCGCCAGTCGCGCCCGAAGACGATGTGATCGAGGCAGAATTGCGTGCCGCGCTGGCCGAAATGTCCACCTCGCAGGCCGCTGGCAAAGTGGCCAAGGCGCACGGGCTTGATCGCAAGACGCTTTATGCACGCGCGCTTGAAATCAATGGCGAACTGAAAGGGTGA
- a CDS encoding YraN family protein produces the protein MSRKLGRVEAERRGRRGEAFAAWWLRLQGWRIVAQRVKLAVGEVDLVARRGRTVAFVEVKWRRDAAALDTAIDAARLRRVARAAQAIAARHVHDGDTMRIDVILIAPWRWPRRIANAWQPGA, from the coding sequence GTGAGCCGCAAGCTGGGCCGGGTCGAGGCTGAGCGGCGCGGGCGGCGTGGCGAAGCGTTTGCCGCGTGGTGGCTGCGGCTTCAGGGCTGGCGCATTGTGGCGCAGCGGGTGAAGCTTGCGGTGGGAGAGGTCGATCTGGTCGCCCGTCGTGGCCGCACGGTAGCTTTTGTGGAGGTCAAATGGCGGCGCGATGCCGCAGCGCTCGATACCGCGATTGACGCTGCGCGGTTGCGGCGGGTGGCACGTGCGGCGCAGGCGATTGCAGCGCGGCATGTGCATGACGGTGATACCATGCGGATCGACGTGATCCTGATTGCGCCGTGGCGCTGGCCGCGCCGGATCGCCAATGCGTGGCAACCCGGCGCGTAG